The Nitrosopumilus sp. b3 sequence TGGATGGTGGCAAGACAGCCTCAGAAGGATAATCCTTTTTCAAGTAATTTTTTTGCAAGTAGCTGTGATACTCGAAGAGGTTCTGGAACAGAGCCATGTATTGTTAAATCATTTAGAAGATGTTTAACATCATTTAATGTGCAACCTTCTCTTCTAACAAAAATATCATGAGATGTGTGCAGTGTAATTTTTTCTCTTTTACTTAATTTTTTATATTCAAGAATTTTGGATTCATATGAATTTGGGAAATGGTGTTTAAGTGCATCTTCAATTCCAAGAGAGTCATGATATGAAACTCCAATGATGGGGATTTTTAGAACATCAAATAATTTTTTGATGTCAATAATATTATACATTGAAACTATCAAGCCAGAGATCAGAACATAACTTACATCAGGCCTATCAAGTTTCTCATACATTTTTAGAATATTATTGGTAGCATCATCACCACCCAACGTTGCATTTCCAAAGACAAAATCATCAATAACAAAATCACGTCTCATTACGATTCCAGAAAAAATAGAGTTTGAAGAATTAGGTAAAAAGCTTTCAGCAATTGCAAGGCCCCTTAATCCTTTTTTTTCAAGATGGAGGGATCTCATTGTTTTTTGCCCTCAAATAAGCACGGTAACTCAATCCCGTAATCACCATTACAACTCCTGTAATTACAGACCACATTACAAAAGATGAGATTTGAGATTCATCCACAAATAATTAAAAATTTGTAACCTTCTAAAGTTTCTGTTCAAGGAAAAAATTGTATTCCGATATGGCATGAAACATCTAAATAGATTTGATGTAGACGAAAAATATGCCGGAATTCATATGTGCTGACTGTGGAAAGCGTCTTTTTCATGAAAATGAAACAACCCTAAAGGTTCAGGAAACAATACACTCAAAATTCTGCAGAAAAAGTGAAGGGGAAACACACAGTTACATGCATAGAGACCCAGCACACATGGAAACTTTTGATTCTGAAAGAGAAAACGATTCAACAGGTACTCCAGTGTTAAAGAAATAATCTTGAAGAGATTACTCAAAAATATATCCTAGCTGTTTTAGATTTAGTTTAGTTGAAAGAAGAATATCATTATGATTTAGTTGTTGTCGGAGGAGGACCAGCAGGTTCATCAGCAGCATTTACAGCTGCAAAAAATGGAGTCAAAGTTGCATTATTGGAAAAAGAAGACTCTATTGCAGAAACAGTGAGAACAAGTGGAGTCACATGGATTAAAAATATCAAAGAGTTCGGTATTCCAGATGATTGTTTTAATCCAATTAAAAATTTCTCATTTTGTTCATCAAACAAC is a genomic window containing:
- a CDS encoding DUF99 family protein, with the translated sequence MRSLHLEKKGLRGLAIAESFLPNSSNSIFSGIVMRRDFVIDDFVFGNATLGGDDATNNILKMYEKLDRPDVSYVLISGLIVSMYNIIDIKKLFDVLKIPIIGVSYHDSLGIEDALKHHFPNSYESKILEYKKLSKREKITLHTSHDIFVRREGCTLNDVKHLLNDLTIHGSVPEPLRVSQLLAKKLLEKGLSF